CCCCTTGTCCCTTATCTTCTCCAGCATCGACCAAAGGCTGCCTTtctgttcacacaaacacaactacaTATCAGAATCAGGTAACTTTCTATGAGGTGGTTCTAAACATGCTTAGTGCTGCATCAACTTACTCTAATGTAAGGCAGAAGTAACCAGGCTTCAGTCTTCCCTCCATGATCAACAAAAGCATGTGCGACCAGGCTCAAGATGTTAGGGTGATTAAACATCTGATGCATCTCCACCTCTGTCTGAGCCTCCTGGCGGCCTTCACGATCATGGCACAGGATCCTCTTCAGGGCGTAGAAGCGCCCATCTTTGACCCCTTCCACCAGATCAACATAACTGAAGCCACTGAAGAAAGGACACGGAAAGATTAGAGTTCAAGAGCTCATGTCTCCGACGTGGAAGGGCAATATTaggaataaacaaacataaactctAAGCACATTTTACCTTAAAGGTGGATATTAAACCTGTGTTATCTTACCCTTCATCTAGTTTCTGGacaaagtaatattttttgttgtcgATGATGATGGAGCCACGGGAGCATATGCACAGAGTCTGCCCCATCTTGAGTGGTACATTGTTTAGCACGGAGCCTTTAAGGGCCTGGGagaaataaggaaaataaaagttatttgagagagacaaagaaatacagacagCGAATACGATGTGACTTAGCTCCACTGTAGCATTTATTACTGAACGCCAACTGCGAGATAAACTATGGGTCCatggttaaaaaataataatactaaacCAAAACATATGTTAAGACAGCAAACAAAGTCTCTGATAACAGACGTCCACTGCTAACACAGCACATCACCAACATCTAAAGCACATCAACTTCCAGGTTATAACAGCCAACCTGCGACATCATCGTCCATTTTTAGCGCCGACCACGATGTAATCTTTAAAGACTATCTAACACAACGAGCAGCCAAACATATGTACCGACTTTAGAATCGGTAGCGGACCCTTTCACCTTTATCGGCTAACCAAGCTTCCACTTTGCCAAATTAGCTTAACTACTGCCGACCTATGATTATGGTCGTGTTTCAAGGccacaacacattttattctACCTAATTAATAAACAAAGCTCCATTCTTATCGTGCCGACAAGTACTGTGTTAGTGTGACATACCTCCTACTGCCatattgtttgttattttttttatttcttcttcttcttctacttcttatttcccttcttcttcttcttcttcttcttcttcttcttcttgtttctcttcttctcctcttccccctcttgctcctgctcctgctcctcctccttcttcttctttttcttcgattttgctttttttggtgCATTACCGCCCCCCTCTGTTTCAGCGTGTGAACGGAATACAATGACGGTTTGGCGCATAGCgcttaaagaaaagaaaactagcAACATTAAATATGAGGTTGATAATTACGAGGAgttatttaagtttttaaacGAAACTGGTTTaatgacacatacacacaatgtaaCATTAGGTGTACGTAGTTTTGTAgtaatataaaacaacaaaaccaagtAAGAGGAACATGACCTGGAAAATAGAGGAAGTTTTTCCCATAAAGTGTTAAAGTCGACCCATGTTATTCTTTTCGCAATTATAAATGCATAACGCAACAACACAAGCGGTGTCTTACTTCTTTAATGGAGTCGTtgttttgtggggtttttttagttagtgtgatttattattgttgttatttatactCAGGAATGTGAACCGAAGTGACTCCTTCATAGCGGTGGAGGGCAGCACAGCGTTTCGCGCCGTACAGCTTACCAGAAAGGTATTCGGAGAAGAAGAACGAACTAGCAAGAAGTTTGCGAATAGAATGATGGCGGACTACGAGCATAACAGAAGGGGTAGCACCGACGACGGAGGTGATACTTGTGCTGGTTTAACGTCTAAAATGTGGTAGAGAAATAAGCAGTATTGATTGTTTGTTTCGTTCGCTGCCTATCCATTAAAACTGGATCCAACTAATGTTAGACGGACTAAACGTTCGTAAAACCCCCACTTGGCTAACCTAACTGTCGCTATGCGCCTAATCATTGGCTAGCTAATGCCTATAGGTAACATTCCACATAGTTGTTAACGTTCCTGTTTAAGCTAGCTGTGCAAATTGGGTTTTCTGTAAGTACTGCGCTAAAATCACTGTTACTCGTAACGTAGAAAAGACTTGCTTGCCGCAGACAGGTCTCTTGCTACCTTGCTAACCTGGTGTTAGCATCTAACGTTGGACAACTTAAATCATGCGGCGCAAGTCATAAATGAgtaactgtgtttttattatttgttgtcaGACTGTGCCTACAGTACTCGTAAATAACTCTGATATTATCGATAATTTGGCACGTCTGCCACAGAGTCCCCTTGCGGACTTTCAAAACAGTAAGTTAAATGGTAGAGTGGAATCTAAGCTACTTTTGATTCATTGACCGGCAGAAACGTAAATGTAGCCACACGGGTAAAGGTGATATAGATAGCTTTTACTGTTCTCCTGTTCACAGGAAACTGTTGTTCACCTTGGTGAGTTGTCTTGCCTCAAGCAGGGCcgcaggaggaggaaggcagaGTGAAAACTAAGCCTGTCTCTTGTAGCACTGTGGGAGGAGAAGGGACAGCAGTCAAACGCACATCCCAGCATGTCACACCCGAAGATGAGGACGAGTCCTCAGCAGACCCACCAGTTCCCCGCAAAGTCTCCAAGATAGGCTTTAATATGAGCAGTCAGATGGGCAAAAAGTCGAATCCCATATCCATCAAACTCGGAGCAACTGTGAGTGTGCAGCAACTGATTAAATAGAGGTGCAAAGATCGGTTGATTCAATGATTAGTTAGTCGAAATAAAATTAGTTGCCATctgttttgataatcaattaattggtTCAGTgctttttcaagcaaaaatgtcagcttcttaaattgtgaaaaatatttgctaATGAAAGTAATCCTTAGTGGCACCCTAATATTAATGTCAATGCTGCTAGGGTTAAACTCtaaattctaaatattttatattcttaAATCCAGTCATGGAAATAATCCTTTAGTCATTAAAGTAATTTCTCAAGTAGAAGTGCCAAAAAATCGCCAATTTAACCTACGTAATGTGAGGATCTGCAGCTTTTCCTGTGTATTTTATGAAGTGAAGACATGGTATTCTGTGTTAATATACTGTGTTTCCCTAAACTTTGTCtccaaaatgttttagaaaCCCAAAGATCCTGTACCATCACTCCCTCCAAAAAAACCAGGGCTGGCATCCGTTTttaatgaagatgatgatgtaAGTGCGCATTATGTAGTACAATCTATGAGCACCAAATATGCAGAGGCTGACCATAATTTTCTCTTGCCATGCAGAGTGAACCTGAAGAGATGCCTCCAGAAGcaaagatgaggatgaagaacATTGGCAGGTATATGGAGCATACTCACATAAAAATGATGTACTGATATTTTTTCCCCAGCTTCTGCTGTCATTCGATGTTTGAATCTTTGTAAATTAATTACTACTTTGACTTTCAGATTGTCATTCAGCTGACTTAATAATCTAACATGTTTCTATTTGAGTTTCAAGTGACtaatgtgctgttttttcaGGGAGACACCAACATCTGCAGGACCAAATTCCTTCAACAAGGGCAAGCAAGGCTTCTCCGATCATCAAAAACTTTGGGAGAGGAAGTTGAAGGCCCACTCAGATAAACTGTAAATGAcaactgcagtttttgtcaCTAATGGATAATTTTCTATAGTTTAAAATCATGTCAGATAAATCTACAAAGTCTCAAGTTATTCTTCAACATAGCCTTGTGTTTGGCAACTTCTCAGCTTTGTGGACATCAGTTGAAGAATACTTTGTGATACTCAACGACTGAACTCATGTTTACGTTTCTAAACACTAGTGGCTGATGATAACTTCAAGGAGCAGTACCTGAGTGTCAAACCTCTGATGAGAAGTGAAGAAGTTTGTGGAGATGGGAAAACAGATCAGCCAGAATAttgtttaaaatatgtaaagTTATCTACGGTTGCTTTCTGCTGGCTAATGAGAATCTTAGAGCCTCTGTACCCCCTTTGTGACACACCCGTTCCTATCTGAAGCTGGTGAGGTGAGATCCTGTGCAAGTTCTTAGTGTCGCTTGTCTGatatttgtgtaaaaatgtacatAGAAGTGTgaccatgttttatttttaaaaccacaaaggggagtgtgtctgcgtgtgtgtgcgcgtgggTATGTTGGGCATAGATTAGACATACattgtttggtttcatttacTGAACATCTGTATTCAACCCTTTGTTTCGCTAGATGTGCCACAACAATAGGcagtcttgttttattttaatgtttgaattTTGTGCCAGTATTTCTGGTTTTGCTTACTCAATACAGaatttctgtctgcttcagtgAATCATCTTTATGTTTACAATGGAAGgatttgatgtgtttctgttgaaATCTGTGTAAGACTAGAATCATACACTCGTGACATGAATACCAGGGTGCAGGTCGGGTCAGATGATTTTTGGATGGTTAGAAATGACTGGTGCATTTACAAACTATTTGTCACTTTCACATCAGACAGCCCACGTTTCAGAAATACAGCACCAGTCATCTTGGTTCAGAAAGATCTGTTATCAGTGACTTTTTGGAACGTCCTCTTGATGAGAAACTATGAACTTTGAATTCCTCTGTGGGTTCCATAACTGTTGTAGAGGGGCTTACCCCAGCATTATTATCCACTGCCATTTTCAACGGccattttaataatgaaaagaatGTGGATCATACGTTAAATGTCAGATTCTCAATCCTGACTTATCTGCTGTAAAAGAACACGTGAGCAGTTCTATAACCTAAATTTGTTGTACTTAAACTGATATAGAAACAGTCTTAgaaaacccccccaaaaaaacaaataacccTGATACCAAATAGTATCGAAATCTCTCcagtcaaaacagaaacaggaaagacaggaaagacCGCAGCTACGATACCTGCGgtctttcctgtttcttcttgtagatagaaaaaaattacagtatGGTTTTGTTGAAACAATACCTAATCTCAGTACTAGTCCTTTATCTGTTAGGTTTACTCATTTTTAATACTCTTGATTGTAGAGTTGATCTGTACAGTTGATTATTCTGcactgaactgaaacagtttattttttggtGCCGATGgaatataaaaaataagaatacaCAACACTCCAAGCAAGACACAGACTCACTTTTTTCATATATCTGAAAACAATTATTCAAATGATACAAGCtgtgttgtaaaataaatatgctgtACATCACGTTAGGAAACATGTTACTGAAAAGACAGGCCAATCATTGGTCTTACGTGAGTGAAACCAGCTTCACTCTGTCGTTGGGCATGGCTTTCCTCAAGGACCACCAGAAGCTGTTGGTAGCTCTGGCAGGTTGTCCTGAGGTCCAGACCAGACTGGGTAGCACCTTCAAGGCCCTGTGGACCAGTGTGGACAGGAGGGGGTCCGGCTTGATATGGGAAGCTGATGTTCCATCTGTCCATATGAGCAGGAGTTTGGAGATAGAGTTTTGCAGCAAAGCCTAAGGATACGAACCAAATAGTGAGTGAACCATAAAATCGATGCTTTGAAACAAGTTGTCATCAAACCAAACAGAAGTTGTAAACTGACTTGATTTGGCTTTCCTTGcggttacatttttaaaaaaaaaaaaaatttccacCACCTACATACCTCAGTGACAGTTTATGTCGGTGGTAAAATGACACCGATGTGGTTATTTTACTGGGAAAttcagaagttttttttttgtagaaacaGGCCCTGTGCAAAAATGAGTGTAACGCTGACTGGCTTGAAAATATTGGAACGATCAGAAACAATGAGGTACTGTCAAGAAAGTGATTGGCAGTAAAGTGTATACAATTTTTAGTTAATGGATTTCTAAATATGTAAATCATGTAATGATGTTTGTGTTGCAAAGGAAGTTAGGTAATGGCAGATGGGGTGTCTGTAGATGTTGAAAAGTCTTAAAaagcttttcagttttcacaaaagcttttcagattttttcagaaggtttttaaaaaatagcgAAGCGTGAGCGGCAGTAATGCATGTGACTGCAGGCTATGAGGAGATGTTTTACACCAATAAACTGTGAGATTGTTTCAGattgaaatgttcatttttaataaattaaccTCACCATCCTTTTAATGCCACTGGTTCCAGGCCATGTGAAGGGAATTATATTGTTAGGAATTATTGTTATATGCAGCTCGGGAATACAGCAAAACAATATATAACAGTATATAAATTGATGTACTAATAGATAATTTTAGGTAGCATCATGCCTACTGGTACCTGTTTGTACTTTGGCCAATAGTGGGCCAAAATGTCCTTCCACGCACACAATTTTCATAGTGTTTTTTAACATCCACAACAACTTAAACATAGCAGTCACCTCTTGCCTTCTGCTTTACCGTGTTTACGCCATTTGAGATGGATGGAAGAGATTGGAAAGACTTGTGTTGAGTTGCCATGTTGCAtgcaattaattaaaaattaaattaaaatgttgtagACTGTGAAACCATATCCATTAAATGTGGGCTTAATCACATTGAACAGCAGTTTTTGGTGACTGTGAAGATtccacatttgtttgtttattctggcATTTCCGCATTATGAAGCCCAAAGTCATACTTAGTGGatgttttagaaaaatgttttcaaaggcAGTTGTAAACTCAGAATCACAGTTACTGATATAACATGAATTAGGCATCCAATAAAATGTAGGACTGACCTGAACACCTGATTCCAGAACAAACACAGCGTTGTTGTTGGTCAGGTATTCAGCTGACAGGAGACAAATAAGCATTTGACTTCTCTGAATTGCAAGGACCACATCATCTGCATATGCTGCAATACAAAATGGAAACCATCAGGAATTTTTGTGGTcaatgttcacacacacacacacaaacagacacacacgcagttGATCCTCTGACCTCCTCCAGGAAGCACATCTCTCTCCAGCAGACAGAGACGATATCCCCAGTGGTCCTCTAACATTTGGGGTAGCAGCACTTCTATTGATCCCTGGTTGTCTTTATCCTCCTCAGAGTTCAGTGGATCTGTGCAGGATAAACACACTGCAAGCATACATAATTGTTAATGTTCTTTACCGGTGTAGACGCATGACAGTGAAATCCAGgtacatatataaatatcacATACTAAACATGCTTGCACACCTTCctcatcagtttcagtttgtcttgATTGAGAGGAAAGTTTCAAAACTCCTCCCACTTCCGCTGATGCAGGGCTCCACACATAGGACACAAACGCATCaaactctttttcttcttcttggtggCAGTGGATGAGAAAAAATGAAACCCGACACGTTAGAAATTCAAATCTGGCAaccatccattttttttttaaaaaaaagagatggtTTTGTGTTATATGCAGCTGTGGTAATGCTTTGAACAGGTTTTAAGATTGGTTAGCGATAAGATTATGACCCTGATTTCTGTCACCATAATTATGTGAAGTATCAAAGTGTGCTTCCAACATTTTTctagcacaaacacactgcattaaGCCTAATATTGTAATGTTTCAGTTACTTTATGAATGTGACTCTTTGCTGGGtttaatgcaaaatgaaaactgaaaagactcTTAATCTTCTTCATCTTGTGGTAGAGCTTCTTGTGGAAGCGAGGAACAGCTGTGGTTAGGATGCTAGGCtaagtttctttgtttttctaccctatatttgtgtgtgtgtgcactctgacctcctctgtgttttccatgttgAAAGTGGGATCTATAGATGAGACGCAATTCCAGCCATTTCACGTGCAGAACAATTCCCAGTCCAGCTACCAGCAGGAAAGATGCAATTCGATACTCAACTGGCGACACCAGTTTCACTGCAGTCCAAAATGCACTCGTTAAGATTGTTCAGCACATGTCTTTAAAGCAGCAATAAATGACTTACGGAAATGAGctctaaacagaaaaaaacgGACATCTTATCAGCAAATTCAGTAACAGCAGTCATTtagagttgtgtttgtgttcacttaataaatgtaagtccaatatttactcatcttttgctctgttttggaTGTCACCCCACTTTCTTTACTATCTAATTATTACCTTTACTTATATACGTTTTGATGatatttctttatgttttctgcaTTAGTTTAGATTTTGCCTGCTTTTTTGTGATGATAT
The Scatophagus argus isolate fScaArg1 chromosome 1, fScaArg1.pri, whole genome shotgun sequence DNA segment above includes these coding regions:
- the LOC124060531 gene encoding PEST proteolytic signal-containing nuclear protein-like isoform X4, whose translation is MRNVNRSDSFIAVEGSTAFRAVQLTRKVFGEEERTSKKFANRMMADYEHNRRGSTDDGGNCCSPCTVGGEGTAVKRTSQHVTPEDEDESSADPPVPRKVSKIGFNMSSQMGKKSNPISIKLGATKPKDPVPSLPPKKPGLASVFNEDDDSEPEEMPPEAKMRMKNIGRETPTSAGPNSFNKGKQGFSDHQKLWERKLKAHSDKL
- the LOC124060531 gene encoding PEST proteolytic signal-containing nuclear protein-like isoform X3 encodes the protein MRNVNRSDSFIAVEGSTAFRAVQLTRKVFGEEERTSKKFANRMMADYEHNRRGSTDDGGDTCAGLTSKMCTVGGEGTAVKRTSQHVTPEDEDESSADPPVPRKVSKIGFNMSSQMGKKSNPISIKLGATKPKDPVPSLPPKKPGLASVFNEDDDSEPEEMPPEAKMRMKNIGRETPTSAGPNSFNKGKQGFSDHQKLWERKLKAHSDKL
- the LOC124060531 gene encoding PEST proteolytic signal-containing nuclear protein-like isoform X1, which produces MRNVNRSDSFIAVEGSTAFRAVQLTRKVFGEEERTSKKFANRMMADYEHNRRGSTDDGAGPQEEEGRVKTKPVSCSTVGGEGTAVKRTSQHVTPEDEDESSADPPVPRKVSKIGFNMSSQMGKKSNPISIKLGATKPKDPVPSLPPKKPGLASVFNEDDDSEPEEMPPEAKMRMKNIGRETPTSAGPNSFNKGKQGFSDHQKLWERKLKAHSDKL
- the LOC124060531 gene encoding PEST proteolytic signal-containing nuclear protein-like isoform X2 — encoded protein: MRNVNRSDSFIAVEGSTAFRAVQLTRKVFGEEERTSKKFANRMMADYEHNRRGSTDDGGPQEEEGRVKTKPVSCSTVGGEGTAVKRTSQHVTPEDEDESSADPPVPRKVSKIGFNMSSQMGKKSNPISIKLGATKPKDPVPSLPPKKPGLASVFNEDDDSEPEEMPPEAKMRMKNIGRETPTSAGPNSFNKGKQGFSDHQKLWERKLKAHSDKL
- the LOC124060531 gene encoding PEST proteolytic signal-containing nuclear protein-like isoform X5, translated to MSNCVFIICCQTVPTVLVNNSDIIDNLARLPQSPLADFQNRNCCSPCTVGGEGTAVKRTSQHVTPEDEDESSADPPVPRKVSKIGFNMSSQMGKKSNPISIKLGATKPKDPVPSLPPKKPGLASVFNEDDDSEPEEMPPEAKMRMKNIGRETPTSAGPNSFNKGKQGFSDHQKLWERKLKAHSDKL
- the LOC124060501 gene encoding interleukin-18 receptor accessory protein-like isoform X4, with product MVIQKKSLRHTDAEKSSKYLLVGEGGKIPCPGLSSNDNTNVTWYKGDKLVSQQRRASCEVNGTLNICKVRESDTAEYFCDRQIMEQGVKWIFRRTVNVTVIPFVTPSSSPRIIYPLDNMTEEVVLGQSHTLECKVYFPFEIHFSPEVGWYMDFGGNMQNMSTLQQQEKITLQEFKVTQMATIKEVTQQHLDSTYTCLARNTVGTRTVTVKLKEKNKVKLVSPVEYRIASFLLVAGLGIVLHVKWLELRLIYRSHFQHGKHRGEEEKEFDAFVSYVWSPASAEVGGVLKLSSQSRQTETDEEVCLSCTDPLNSEEDKDNQGSIEVLLPQMLEDHWGYRLCLLERDVLPGGAYADDVVLAIQRSQMLICLLSAEYLTNNNAVFVLESGVQALLQNSISKLLLIWTDGTSASHIKPDPLLSTLVHRALKVLPSLVWTSGQPARATNSFWWSLRKAMPNDRVKLVSLT